A single window of Venturia canescens isolate UGA chromosome 3, ASM1945775v1, whole genome shotgun sequence DNA harbors:
- the dyl gene encoding uncharacterized protein dyl: MERTRRSIRRTILSLLLPLLLALSVHCESPLVDSSALPLEHRSVYGPPAQYGPPQSHGAEENWPLASPDTPQIKHLQVQCEKTHMRVNVEFDRPFYGMIFSKGFYSDPHCVHLKPGTGHLSATFEIFLNSCGMSSSANHNAAAYGAPTPSGSYVENTIIVQYDPYVQEVWDQARKLRCTWYDFYEKAVTFRPFQVDMLHAVTANFLGDNLQCWMQIQVGKGPWASEVSGIVKIGQTMTMVLAIKDDENKFDMLVRNCVAHDGKRAPIQLVDQYGCVVRPKIMSRFQKIKNFGPSASVVSFAYFQAFKFPDSMNVHFQCVIQVCRYNCPEPKCGHPGLEYGAPSASIPQEYGAPVHQGLSGDYGAPPVPEYGIPPAYPDPRHPSGPAGAYSEPNPDVVPAPQAQTSSSSPSSTPGDSTAAASSPQSQSKDSIHLPPPPLPGHPAGAYQTVKRKGTVGSDELEGNLATLGGRPRSVEGLPAELRGARRRRHTELADNDPSLFHTVTLVSSHVYKRAAQEMTDVNTSRIIQVVAPGDVNFALGTTNTSNDTTVVIQNASASTDPETICMSLPGFVGGLVMLLLVIVVASLVAAFLFVRVRAVDRKNAGMTNTGFAHPVYAPENCGMPNPEFVKVAN, from the exons ATGGAGAGAACGCGGAGGAGTATACGAAGGACCATTCTCAGCTTATTATTGCCCCTGCTGCTAGCCTTA AGCGTACATTGCGAGTCACCGTTAGTTGACAGTAGCGCGTTGCCTCTCGAGCACAGATCGGTATACGGGCCACCAGCTCAATATGGCCCACCACAGTCTCACGGCGCGGAAGAGAATTGGCCCTTGGCATCACCGGACACGCCACAAATAAAGCATCTTCAAGTGCAGTGTGAAAAGACGCACATGCGAGTGAACGTGGAATTCGATCGTCCGTTTTACGGGATGATATTCAGTAAAGGTTTTTACTCGGATCCTCATTGCGTTCATTTGAAGCCAGGAACCGGTCATTTGAGCGCAACGTTCGAGATATTTTTGAATTCCTGCGGTATGAGCAGCTCGGCGAATCACAATGCTGCCGCTTACGGAGCACCGACGCCGTCCGGAAGTTACGTCGAGAACACGATAATTGTACAGTACGATCCTTACGTCCAGGAGGTTTGGGATCAGGCTAGAAAATTGCGCTGCACGTGGTACGATTTTTACGAGAAAGCTGTCACATTCCGACCTTTCCAAGTCGACATGCTTCACGCCGTTACCGCTAACTTCCTCGGCGACAATTTACAATGCTGGATGCAAATTCAAGTCGGGAAAGGACCCTGGGCGTCGGAGGTTTCCGGTATCGTTAAAATCGGACAGACCATGACGATGGTGCTCGCCATCAAGGATGACGAAAATAAGTTTGATATGTTGGTGAGAAATTGCGTTGCTCATGATGGCAAAAGAGCACCGATTCAACTCGTCGACCAATATGGATGCGTCGTCAGGCCCAAGATCATGTCCAG ATTCCAAAAGATCAAGAACTTCGGACCCAGCGCATCCGTCGTCAGTTTCGCGTACTTCCAGGCTTTCAAATTCCCCGACAGTATGAACGTCCACTTCCAGTGCGTTATCCAAGTGTGCCGCTACAACTGTCCCGAGCCGAAGTGCGGACATCCGGGTCTCGAGTACGGTGCCCCTTCGGCGTCGATACCTCAGGAATACGGCGCACCGGTTCATCAGGGTCTCTCCGGGGATTACGGAGCACCGCCTGTTCCTGAATACGGAATTCCTCCGGCATATCCTGATCCGCGTCATCCAAGTGGGCCAGCTGGAGCTTACAG TGAGCCGAATCCTGACGTAGTGCCAGCACCCCAGGCACAGACTTCGTCTTCGTCCCCAAGTTCGACTCCGGGCGACTCGACGGCAGCCGCGAGTTCACCACAGAGCCAAAGCAAGGACAGCATACATTTGCCTCCGCCTCCACTCCCGGGTCATCCTGCTGGCGCTTATCAAACCGTGAAACGAAAGGGCACAGTGGGCTCCGACGAACTCGAAGGTAATCTCGCTACCCTCGGTGGACGACCGAGATCCGTTGAGGGTTTACCCGCTGAGTTACGAGGTGCCAGGAGACGAAGACACACCGAGCTGGCTGACAATGACCCT AGCCTATTCCACACGGTGACTCTCGTATCGTCACACGTATACAAACGCGCCGCCCAAGAGATGACGGACGTAAATACATCGAGAATAATTCAAGTGGTGGCGCCAGGAGACGTGAATTTTGCGCTCGGTACGACAAACACGAGTAACGACACAACGGTAGTCATACAAAACGCGAGTGCATCGACCGATCCCGAAACGATTTGTATGTCATTGCCCGGTTTCGTCGGGGGTCTCGTAATGTTGTTGTTGGTTATAGTGGTGGCGTCGCTCGTCGcagcatttttatttgttcgaGTTCGTGCCGTTGATCGAAAGAACGCCGGTATGACGAATACCGGTTTCGCGCATCCGGTTTATGCGCCGGAAAATTGCGGTATGCCGAATCCCGAATTCGTCAAGGTCGCCAATTGA